The Lathyrus oleraceus cultivar Zhongwan6 chromosome 5, CAAS_Psat_ZW6_1.0, whole genome shotgun sequence genome includes the window AAATTTCCCTATTTATTCCACAATTGATAATGTGGTATATGAATGACTGAACTCCTGAAACATATACACATTTTCTCATATATAAGTTAAAGATACAAATTGTTTACAGAAAATTACCAGGGCCTAGTATCAGATACCACGAGAACTAAAACGACAATGCCATTCTCACTGGGTAGATACTCGAGAATTATCTTCAGTAGCCATTGGCTGCACCAGAGGAGCCTTATTTGCAAGTGATTTAGGTATGTTGATGTACTCTTGGATACAGCGCTGCTGAGGATGCGACAATAGAACCAACACACGACGAAAAAGAACCCTTGCTGACGCTTGTCCACTCTCAAAGATATAGCCCTCGTAGTCTGTAACATGTTCAAGAGTGTCTACCAGTGTATCATAGACCTCTTGGGGGCAATTGTCAGGTCCAGGTTTGTCATGAAGGTACATGATATCCAAAGTGAAGAGCCTCTGGTTCACAGGCCACTGATGTTGTGGGAGCCCTGTTGATCTGCAGTAGAATAGAATCTAGAAAGGAAAAGCAAACAACATATTACAATTCGTGAGTATGTCACGTAACAAATAAGTTTTGAAAACTTCAAACCAAGCTCATGATGATAGATTTACACAATCCAAGATACATGAAGTGATTTGACAACCCACTGATGGCAGCCACTACTCACCACTCTTAAAATGCGACCCTGCGTACCGGACTTTTCAGCTTCATGAGCAGCAAGTTGGAACAAAGTAGTAAGGTCCGGTTGACTGCTAGATGTAGTAACCGAAAGCTCTTGCATTGCTGCAATTGTTGACTCAACTTCGCTGCTAAATTCTTTCCTCAGCTGTAATAATTATTATACAAAAAAGTTCAGTACTCGCTTTGAGCACCCTCCCTCAAATACAGTGTTTGAAAGATTCCCTCTGTGCTAATGTCCAATTCTAGATAGCATGTCAAATTTGAATGTACAAGAAAATGTTCTCAAAATATGAATAGGAAAGATGAAGATGATAAACAACAAAACATATTTCCATTAGATAAAAATGGTCACATGGGTCAACAATGACATATTGCTCAATCAATAAATCACAAATAAGTACAGATCATTTAATCCAAAACACTTGTAATTGTGCTTTGTCCCGACGTCTAACCATTGGTTTGTCCTGCATCTAGCCTACACTCATCATTGTTGGCTCTGCAAAACTACTCCGCACTTGTTGAAATCACCTAAAACAGATTTTATCATTTTCCCAGAATAAAGGAAAGACATCCTTCCTATGTTAAAGGAGAGAAATCTTGAATTACAAAAGAAATTCATGACTGCTCCAAGGACAAGAGTAAAACAGGGTTATCTATGCTATTGACGACAATGGAGATCGCATTCAccatttccatatcaaatgaaTAATTACAAAAGAAATCTTGAAAATGAATATTTTGAAGAAATGATTTGAGGAAAGAGAAAACAATGACCAATACAACAGGAGTCAGAATGGTAAAAAAGTGGAAGATTTGTATCGTTAACGTCGTAATGGAATCTCTCTTAACTAGTTCAATGCAAGCCCTGCTCAATTGAAAATAAAGTGAAGAAAAGGAGGAATGTGAAATCCTTCAAAAAGTGACTATAGTTGTCGAAAGCATGGTTTTAAATTGAAGTCCGCAACAGCAATCGCGGCCGCAATATTGTTGACGCAGTAGTCTAGTGTGAATTAAAATCATCCTTCTGACCATCATTAAAAACTGCAACAGACAATTTCGCTTATATTTCCTTCAAGTATTTtcatcaaaattcaaaatttcaGATTTTATACTACAATTCCCGGGATTCTTTCTTGTTAAAAGAAAGAATCCTAATATCATATATTATGCTTCCATTGCAGTTCAATCTTAAAGAGTATACTTATGCAGTAAATGTAAATACACAGATCCGCAAAAATTTCAAGAATAATACAGTAGTAGCTAATGCAGATACTAACAAAACATCAATAAAAAGAACTACAAGAAAATGTAATTGAGCATGATACTACCACCCAATGATTGAATTATAAAATTAGGGTTAGGTAAAAGGAATAGAGAAGAATGATGAATTACCCATGAAGCGGAATTGGAGAGAGTAGCGAAAGCGAAGCGGTGTTGAGGATTGATGGTGAGTTTGGCATTGACGAAGAGAACGATGGCTTGTTTAATGGCGTCTAAACGAGTGAGCGGTCTTCCATTGAGTCCAGTGACACCTTTCATCTCAACCATAGATTGAGGATCAATGTCGACACAGAAGAGTATATCTTCGTTGTCAATTTCTAAGGGTTGCAGATGGTAGCTACTGTTGTTTCGTTCACCATTGTTGCTTCCTTCTCCTTCAACCCTTTCTGCCATGGCGTTTTCTTTGTTCTCTTTAGGTTCTGTAACTGTTCTGAAAGAAAAGTGAGGGAAATGTTTTGAGTGAAATGAAATGAGGAAGATGAGTGGGTTTATATGTCTTGTGGAACGTATAGGGTTTAGATTGATTTTCTTTCTTTGAATCAACGGTTGAGATGAGATTCATAGATACACTAAAATAAAATATGAGATTACTTTCATTTAATCAAAGAGTGATCATAAGTATTTCATGAAAAAAAAGGTATATTTTTCTGCACTTTAGGGTTGGTCCGTCATCCATCGACAAAAATTTGTTAATTTGTGAAATTCCTTTGGTAAATATAACTTAAAATACTAAATAGGAGACGTTAATTATCATAAAAATAGCTAGAGTTGGAAAGAGACCAAAAGAATTAGATCGCGTTATGAAGGATGAAGAGGGCTTTTGCTAAATTGGGAGAAGGGTTAGACGTGTATATTGCGaaaaaagaaagaatatgatttttttttttggattcGTTGAAATAATAGACCAAGCATGGTTAGTTTGGCAAGAACATATAGAAATCAGATGCATTTAGTCAGTAATATAGTCAACATTAAAACAAAGTCAGAGCTCAAATCTTTGGTGAATCAGTATATAAGAGCAAACAATTTCAAGTAAGTTTCAAAGCAAGATAAGGGAATGAAAATCTTATGTTAACGCAATCAAAGATAATACAAGAtacaagaacaaagaagaaacAATCGAGTGGAGACAAAAAGATCATAAGAAGGAAGAAGTGCAAAGACATATCAAGTGAAGAAAAAATGTTAAGGGCGAAGAAAGGATTTGTGGGGTGTGTGTGAAACATAGAAGACGTGTCATTTTTACATCAAAGATTAATAGAGAAATGTATCTTCACACTAAAATAAATTCCTTTGGGACGAGATAAGGTGTTCCTAAAAATTGACAAGAATAAAGACGTCTGAAGATTAGTAAAACATTCaaactaattaattaataaaCGATTGATAGAGAATGGGAAACAAGAGACATGGTGGCATCTAGATATATATGGTGCCACATCTACGGAGTACCCGTCCATGCTTGGAGAAAGAAATTTTGTGTAGTTCTAGTAACATAAATAAATATAGGCTATGCAATAGAAAACTTACATAGATTAGACATGGCTTGATTCTAGTGAGGACTTCATATATGAAATTAGCCAATAAGTCGGAGAAAATTCATATCAATAAGGAGAACTTTAATATTTGGATAACTGGAGAGCTTTGCGATTTTGATTTCGGGGAAAATAAAGTGGCCATGTAGGGAATTTCAGAAGTTAAAGATGACATTGATTCAAAAAATTCAGGTGACTTATTCATACCACTGCTAATAACCTCCATGGAAGATGACAAGACAAGGAAGAGGTTAGAAGAATTTTTTTAGCAATTAATACAGAAAAGTGGACAATTCTAAAAAAGATCAAGTTGGTGCACTTGACGAAGAAGAATTATTAAAGGAAAAAGATAGCAAAACAAGTATTAAGGGAGAGAATAGAGAATATTCAATTGATTTGAAGTCAAATATAAATGAAGAGAGAGAAAGTTTGAAGGAAAAAAAAAATCAGATTTTAATACTAATAAGGAGGAAGGAGGCGGAGAGAAAGAAATACAAAAGTTAGGTGGAGCAAATAGTAAAATTCACCTTGGATCGGGTAAAGTAGAAATAGCTCAAAAGGGTAAATCATACTATATTTCATCCAAAATCccaaaattaaataaaaaaaggAAATAATAAGTTGAGTTGAGAGTTGGGTTGTAACTACGAGACACACATTGACTTGGTTTTCGACCCAccttgtaacacctcaaaatttgccctcctctcttgggactagcattaacatatttgcatttcattttaggacattaggcatttcatgttgcatatcatgtggttacattatgcaagccatcttcccaagtcttgatcagaagaggaggaagtcaagtgcaagctagggttttactgattgatcattggccatctgaggattgggctgtgaattagggttgCATGATTCCCAAGGGTATTGGTCCTCATGTTGATTGAagtggtacatcatcatcatcagggttggatgtcatcaagtggttgaagaagattccttgagattagggttttgaccactggtcaaccctaatcagctgcattgggccaatcagggctggatcaggagatgaggtttctgatggttatgaggttcattttgtgattatatgatgattattgaggctagggtgtcacccttgagccatttcagttgaagattggggctcagattgatctgtgcattgccagattcatctgtcagatgaaaaaagtcaactgtggtcaactgtacatgatctgatggatttggaggtggaaatgagttggatacatttcattcatgttggaacaagtgttgaatgacatctcaaagcttaaaactgaagaaaatcaagtcaggacaaaaactgccaaaaatagcaagtgacttgtaattgaagtttccaaaaatggaaagttttggacttcaaagccacgtgtccaaggaagcttcaaatgaaaatttgtccaacatgaaagttgtagatcttgctctcacctttccaaaaagtccaagaacatgaatttctcatttgtggttggcaagttatggattgatctaagcacaaaaaagttgaatttcaaagtggcataactcttgattcacaaggccaattcatgtggttctttttttgagcaaactccat containing:
- the LOC127083392 gene encoding uncharacterized protein LOC127083392; protein product: MAERVEGEGSNNGERNNSSYHLQPLEIDNEDILFCVDIDPQSMVEMKGVTGLNGRPLTRLDAIKQAIVLFVNAKLTINPQHRFAFATLSNSASWLRKEFSSEVESTIAAMQELSVTTSSSQPDLTTLFQLAAHEAEKSGTQGRILRVILFYCRSTGLPQHQWPVNQRLFTLDIMYLHDKPGPDNCPQEVYDTLVDTLEHVTDYEGYIFESGQASARVLFRRVLVLLSHPQQRCIQEYINIPKSLANKAPLVQPMATEDNSRVSTQ